A single genomic interval of Saccharothrix saharensis harbors:
- a CDS encoding sugar ABC transporter substrate-binding protein, translated as MKRSTFSRRLTTALVTAGLALAACSSAGHQDAGPFAVWDPYPQFDGNSAWAEVIDECGAAAGVEVERQAYDTSDLTNKVLLAAQQGTAPNVLVVDNPVVSTLAEGGVLKANQDTGLDASQASPNLVAAGESGGKTYGVPIGANTLALYYNKAVLAQAGVDPASLTDWASLDAALAAVTGVGKKGITFSAIGTEEGSFQFLPWFWGAGARLTDLSSAQAVAAVELWKSWLDKGYAPNSVVGNTQTTGWQEFATGEYAFAENGTWQLGNAAELGFEYGVIPIPSRDGGVAPAPTGGEFVTVPVQGQADREATAARIAACLTGADTVLATDTALTYVSAIPAVRERQVAAKPELAVWVDAVQAAKGRTGDGLGTRYPRISQPLWTAVQAVLTGSKPAADALEAAQSAAASAR; from the coding sequence ATGAAGCGCTCCACGTTCAGCCGACGTCTCACCACCGCCCTGGTCACCGCGGGACTGGCCCTGGCGGCGTGCTCCTCCGCCGGGCACCAGGACGCCGGTCCGTTCGCCGTGTGGGACCCGTACCCGCAGTTCGACGGGAACTCGGCGTGGGCGGAGGTGATCGACGAGTGCGGCGCGGCGGCCGGGGTGGAGGTCGAGCGCCAGGCGTACGACACCTCGGACCTGACCAACAAGGTGCTCCTCGCCGCGCAGCAGGGCACCGCGCCGAACGTGCTGGTGGTGGACAACCCGGTGGTCTCGACGCTGGCCGAGGGCGGGGTGCTCAAGGCCAACCAGGACACCGGGCTCGACGCGTCGCAGGCGTCGCCGAACCTGGTGGCCGCCGGGGAGTCGGGCGGCAAGACCTACGGGGTGCCGATCGGCGCGAACACCCTGGCGCTGTACTACAACAAGGCGGTCCTGGCGCAGGCCGGCGTCGACCCGGCGTCGCTGACGGACTGGGCGTCGCTGGACGCGGCCCTGGCCGCGGTGACCGGCGTGGGCAAGAAGGGGATCACGTTCTCCGCGATCGGTACGGAGGAGGGGTCCTTCCAGTTCCTGCCGTGGTTCTGGGGCGCGGGCGCGCGGCTGACCGACCTGTCCTCGGCGCAGGCCGTGGCGGCGGTGGAGCTGTGGAAGTCCTGGCTGGACAAGGGGTACGCGCCGAACTCGGTCGTGGGCAACACGCAGACGACCGGTTGGCAGGAGTTCGCCACCGGGGAGTACGCGTTCGCCGAGAACGGCACGTGGCAGCTCGGCAACGCGGCGGAGCTCGGCTTCGAGTACGGCGTCATCCCGATCCCCTCCCGGGACGGTGGTGTCGCGCCCGCGCCGACCGGCGGCGAGTTCGTCACCGTGCCGGTGCAGGGGCAGGCGGACCGCGAGGCGACCGCGGCGAGGATCGCCGCCTGCCTGACCGGCGCCGACACCGTGCTGGCCACCGACACGGCGCTGACCTACGTCTCGGCCATCCCGGCGGTGCGGGAGCGGCAGGTCGCCGCCAAGCCGGAGCTGGCGGTGTGGGTCGACGCGGTGCAGGCCGCGAAGGGGCGCACCGGTGACGGCCTCGGCACCCGCTACCCGCGGATCTCCCAGCCGTTGTGGACCGCGGTGCAGGCGGTGCTGACCGGGTCGAAGCCCGCCGCGGACGCCTTGGAGGCCGCCCAGAGCGCCGCGGCGTCGGCGAGGTAG
- a CDS encoding carbohydrate ABC transporter permease: MVRRTLVGWAFLAPLVAYLLLCYGYPLLTTLDLSLRDYTVRTFVHGGAPITGLANYATVVTDPVFRTALLNTVVFTAVSLVFQYTIGLALAVFFSRNFRLSATLRALFLVPWLLPLIVSASTWAWMFDSEAGVVNAALAVFGVDRVHWLTSPDWSLVSVIVANVWIGIPFNLVVLHSGLQNIPAEVREASALDGASPWQAFRHVTFPMLRPVSAVTLLLGLVYTLKVFDLIWIMTRGGPSGSSTTLATWSYELGFGSTLPRFGPSSAVGNVLILLAVAAGLVYVRVQRRQEAS; this comes from the coding sequence GTGGTCCGCCGCACGCTCGTCGGCTGGGCGTTCCTCGCACCGCTGGTCGCGTACCTGCTCCTGTGCTACGGCTACCCGCTGCTGACGACCCTCGACCTGAGCCTGCGCGACTACACCGTGCGCACCTTCGTGCACGGGGGTGCGCCGATCACGGGACTGGCCAACTACGCCACCGTGGTCACCGATCCGGTGTTCCGCACCGCGCTGCTCAACACGGTCGTGTTCACCGCGGTGTCACTGGTGTTCCAGTACACCATCGGCTTGGCGCTGGCCGTGTTCTTCTCCCGGAACTTCCGGCTCTCGGCGACGTTGCGGGCGCTGTTCCTGGTGCCGTGGCTGCTGCCGCTGATCGTGTCGGCGTCGACGTGGGCGTGGATGTTCGACAGCGAGGCGGGCGTGGTCAACGCGGCGCTCGCGGTGTTCGGTGTCGACCGGGTGCACTGGCTGACCTCGCCGGACTGGTCGCTGGTGTCGGTGATCGTGGCCAACGTCTGGATCGGCATCCCGTTCAACCTGGTCGTGCTGCACAGCGGGTTGCAGAACATCCCCGCCGAGGTGCGCGAAGCGTCCGCCCTGGACGGTGCGAGCCCGTGGCAGGCGTTCCGGCACGTCACCTTCCCGATGCTGCGGCCCGTTTCCGCGGTCACGCTGCTGCTCGGCCTGGTCTACACGCTCAAGGTGTTCGACCTCATCTGGATCATGACGCGCGGCGGCCCGAGCGGGTCGTCCACCACCCTGGCCACCTGGTCCTACGAGCTCGGGTTCGGCAGCACGCTGCCCCGCTTCGGCCCCAGCTCGGCGGTCGGCAACGTGCTCATCCTGCTCGCCGTGGCCGCCGGAC